One region of Roseicitreum antarcticum genomic DNA includes:
- the truA gene encoding tRNA pseudouridine(38-40) synthase TruA produces MPRYALKIDYDGGPFSGWQRQNDQASVQATVEDALRRLDPGMPGIAAAGRTDAGVHATGQVAHADMVRDWTPFRLTEAVNHHLRPHPIAVVACVRVDDRFHARFSATERRYLFRLIARRAPLTHDVGRAWHVRNALDLTAMREGAKHLIGRHDFTTFRASQCQAPSPFKTLDALEITEHPYPQGAEFRFFLCARSFLHNQVRSIVGTLERVGSGGWQPADVGQALAARDRAACGPVCPPQGLYLTGVAYPGDPFDDASGEDAQG; encoded by the coding sequence ATGCCCAGATACGCGTTGAAAATCGACTATGACGGCGGACCGTTCAGCGGCTGGCAGCGCCAGAATGACCAGGCTTCGGTTCAGGCCACGGTTGAGGATGCGCTGCGTCGCCTCGACCCCGGGATGCCGGGGATCGCGGCGGCGGGGCGCACGGATGCGGGCGTGCATGCGACGGGGCAGGTGGCCCATGCCGATATGGTGCGCGACTGGACACCGTTTCGCCTGACCGAGGCGGTAAACCACCACCTGCGCCCGCATCCCATCGCCGTGGTGGCCTGTGTGCGGGTGGATGACAGGTTCCACGCGCGGTTTTCCGCGACCGAGCGGCGGTATCTCTTTCGCCTGATCGCACGCCGCGCGCCGCTGACCCATGATGTGGGCCGCGCCTGGCATGTGCGCAACGCGCTGGACCTGACTGCGATGCGTGAAGGTGCGAAGCATCTGATCGGACGGCATGATTTCACCACCTTCCGCGCCAGCCAGTGTCAGGCGCCGTCGCCGTTCAAGACGCTGGACGCGCTGGAGATCACTGAGCATCCCTATCCGCAGGGGGCAGAGTTCCGCTTCTTCCTGTGCGCCCGGTCGTTTCTGCACAATCAGGTGCGCAGCATCGTCGGCACATTGGAGCGCGTGGGGTCGGGGGGCTGGCAACCCGCTGATGTCGGTCAGGCGCTGGCCGCGCGTGACCGCGCCGCCTGCGGCCCGGTCTGTCCGCCGCAGGGCCTTTACCTGACTGGCGTGGCCTATCCGGGCGATCCGTTCGATGATGCGTCGGGTGAGGATGCGCAGGGCTAG